The following nucleotide sequence is from Vidua chalybeata isolate OUT-0048 chromosome 18, bVidCha1 merged haplotype, whole genome shotgun sequence.
CACCAATATGGACAAAGTATTATAGTGAGAAATAATAGTAAAACTTTGCAGCAGCTATCCCAGAAGCTCTTAAAAGCTTCAGCTCTCAGGCTAGTTAGCCCTAAATAAAgtaattgatttaaaaaaacaaaagttgaaataactgagagaaaaataagacCTGTATTCTATTGAGCAAGAAATAAATTGTAAGgtcagaaaatatatttatcatgAGGAATCAGAATATAGGTTGAATAAAATATCTCCTGGGTATTCCTTACTTTGTATCAGCCCATCCATCTGCTAATTAGCACCAAGACATTATTGTGATTGTGGTAGGATAACAGGATGAATAATTCATTATACCTTATCCAGAGATCTGGCACTTTAGTGGTTCTTAATCAGTTCCTAATCCAAGGATTCAGCATAATCTTTATGGCAGAATTAAcaacatacatacacacataatGTGTTTAGtaaaaatttaaagcaattgTTTTAAACCAACTAACAATGGGATAATAAGCTCAGCCTCACTAATCTAAAAATAAGTTAATTCTGTCCCCTTTTAGCCTAGGCTCGTGGCCAGTCTCAAAGTGAGGAAGTGTCAGCTGTGGAAACCCAGAGAATGACTCAGCAGTGGTGCCACAGCATGTTCATCTCTGAGCAATGTTGGGCTCTGATGATACCAATGACAGAAAAAGACTGAACTTCCCAATCCTTCCACACCATCTTAGAGCCCAGAGGGGCTTAATAGGACTTGTTTCAGAAGAGGCAAATAGCAGTCCTTAAAAAGCTTGGGGTGGCACGAGAGAGCAGAGATGTCTCTGCCCTTTAAGGATATGCTGGAATCTCACTCACCCCTTGGACAACCAGCCAGCAAACACTTGGAGAGACCTGGGCCATTTCCTGCCAAAGGCAGGCCCAGccttctgctccctgctctggatCTGGGATGCAGTGACAGGAACAGAGATGATTGCTCCAGGGTGGCTCTGGCTGCCTTGGAGACAGGAAGCCTCTACAGATGGTAGCCAGGCTGCCCCAGCACGGTGCCCACAGCTTGCATCCCTCTGGGTGGTGCTCTAAGGCCCCACACCCTGGGCAGGTGTGCCACTGGAGTAACTGGGCTGCACCTCACAAACAAATAACCACCTGGGATTTGGCTTTTTTCTGAGagtcaaaacaaagaaaacatggaCAAGCACAAGATTTCCCTTGCAGAGGGAGAACACGATCCATTTTACTCAGCAGGGAAACCAGTTAATCACTGCCATCCATCTACTTCTCTGCCCTCTGCAAGAGTCAGACGTTCTTTTGTGCTGGAAGGGCACAACAACAGCCACAAAGCCTGtcaggaaaatgctgctctgcCAACCCCCTGCAACTCCTGCTTCCTTCCAATGTGTGCCTTACGTGCTTGGGAAGGGAATCAATGCTTTTCTGCCATTCCTGCTCTTTCAGTAGCCTCTGCTGGAGAAATCCCTGAATAAAGGACATTCCTCAGATGTTCAAACAAGGATGCAGTTCTCTAAATGCCACAATCTTTATATATAATTACTGCAAATATAATAGGCTTATATTTCTAATAACATTAtgtttattataatttataaataattattatatttaatatttataactGGCAAAACATCATTGAAAGTCATATGGACAGTGTATTTTGATATATTTCTTCTCTTAGACGTGTTGTTAAACCACTTAATTCTTCAGAGATGGAAGAATTCAACCACTATTAGATTGAGTCCTAAAGTGGAATCGATCACATTATTGAATTATGTTAAAATAGCTCATACTAATTTGAGTATATTACAGTACATAAGTGATTTCTTAATGACTCCCTCCataaaaaaacatatatattaaCTGCTGAAGTACTCACAGTGCTTTGCCTTGGTGCAATCTGGGGTTTACAAAAACCCaactgaatgaaaataattcatctGGCTATAATATTTGAGTTGGGACAGACCAAGCTGGTTCATAATCATTACTTAAAATCATTTAGACTAACATATAAGACAAGTAACAGTGAAGATTCAGAAAAATGTATATACTTgaagcatatatatatatatatatatatatatatatatatatatatttaagtgTATTACTACATTTCTAGTTATTCAGTATTAAATCACAATTGGCATACAGGAAAACCATAATAAACACTGTTATTTCTAACAGATGGTTCAATTTCTAACATCAATTAAAAATTTACCTGGTCTGACCTCAGTGTTcagaaaatatctttgtttATCTCAGAATTCATTAAGGCTCAGACATGAAACCATCTGCATCTATGGAACTTCAAGTACTGTAGGCTTGTTCAGAACAAGATCTAAACATCCTCTGTCAATTATGTAGATAATCAACTTCACATTCTTCAAAATCTGCCACTCATTTCAAGGAACTGCTTCAATGAACCTAAGATCTATCCAAATAGGTTTCTTGGGTTGTTGAAGTGGTTTAGCCAATTTTCCTCATCAATTATGTTAAATTTATTCAAATGTGTTGTGTGGATAGAATTTCAAAAAACCAAGGATACAAagcactggaatatttttcctgttttctttctgtccttaAACTCAAATTGGTTTATTGAAAGATTTCCAGTTGGTCCCATGctgacagaaaatgttttataatgTATAACGACATCAGTTTTCACCCTTCTAACTTCCCTTATCACTAAGTCATTCTCTTACATgagttaaaatacattttcttcagtgtgAGGTGTActcacataatttttttctagattaTTATAAAGAAGCCTattgcagctgctgaaagaggCCCTGAGAGTAGGTCAGGGAATCCCCTCATGCTCCTTTGGAAATAGATTGGGCTCTGGAAGTCAGTCCATCCAACTTAGATGTAGATCATAGGTGTGAGTATTAAGGATGGAAAACCACAGCCTGAAGTTACAGGCGAGGGAAAGGCAATGtggaaaatctattttcaaaCCCATAGTGAGACCCAAGTTGTAATAGAGTGAGTGGTTACTTACCAGAGGAACTGTGGTCCTTTGAGATGTGTTATCCATGGACCTCCAATCTCACCTCTCTTCTTAAGGTTTCTGCTTCCCTAGAAGCTTCACATTCTCAGTGCTACTGCTCATGTTGAAGAACAGCCTCTCAGTACATAGTTTAGTGTCCCATAGTATGGGCACACTGTTCCAGTGGTTCAATAGGGTGTGGGTGTTTTTGTACTCTGAGAGATGAACACAAGCATTTCTGTGAAACTTGAACACATTTGAGCAGATTAGGACATAGACAGAAAGTATCTCTCTCCCTATAAAGACCTCACAATTAATTTAAGGGCTGACTAAAGCTTTCAAGTTCCTTTAACATcacagaaaattctgctttacTGTTAGCAGCTGTCAAGTTGCTAAAAATTCAAGGATATACACAGGCCTTGTTAATATTATACCAACACCCTCAGAATGACTGAACCTCTCAACAAAGATTGCCTGTGAAAGACATGAAAATTGTGGTTCTGGGCAAGAGAAATGCTCAGATGGACCCTAACAAAACCCTCACCATGTCAAGAGCAGCAAAGAACCTTTTATGCCTTCAAGGACACATAAAGAAGTCCCTCTTGGAGATGAGGGGAAAAGTCACTCAATTTTGAGTCTTTCCATTGGAATTACCCTGCTTCAAACAATGTTGTGAACTTCAACTAAGCACCTTTGGTGAATACATCTGGTGTTTTCAAACAAGAAATTTGGCATAGACtaggattttatttattttagagagCAATAGGCAGAAGACATGACTTGGGAGTCACCTATGAGAAATACCAGTTCCAAAATACCTGAATCCTGTGGTCTACTGAAAAATATTGGAATAAACATGTGCTATTCATCAGCTTTGGTTTCCTCCAGATCAATGTAAGGATTACAAAACCGCATTTAGCAATCCCAGGGcccaggaaatgaaaaagctgctgaagtGTAAACAAGGATATGGATTGCACTGGagcatttgttttcttgctcCATAGAAAACTCTCTACTAGCTCCTACCAAAACACAACCACAAAAACATGCTCTGCATGTCATTGGCTCATTCACTGACAGCTGGAAAACACGGGAGAAGTATCTGCTTTCCTACTGGGACTCCAGTTCACTGCTACACAGCATCATTCTGCAGAATTGCTTTGCTCTCCACCTGGGATCCTATGCACCAGGGCAACAGCCAACCTTCAGCTGCCTGTCCAGAGAGGCCAGACCTGCTGACTCACTTGCAAACTAAATAATGCTCATGGTTTTGTGACAAAGGGTCTGCACAAGACAGTAACTAAAATGAGAAAGGACCCTTTGGCTtttgaattaagaaaaaatactaataaaaaagGTAACAAAAAGACAGGTACTTCTATCAACAGGGAAATGAAACCTACCAACTGGCAATATTTTATTAACCATCCAGAGCGTTTCTATGTAAAAAGGCAATCTTATGGCCAAGAGTTACCTTGGTTCCACGGGGGCAGTAGGAAGGTATGTAACTGTATTTTTACCTTTGTCAGATGTTGTGTTACTCTTTCAATTGTTGCCAATTTTACTGCTATAATAAAGCTAGAATTATCTCTAGGATGATTGAATACATAAATGCACACAAACCTACcattaaaaattctaaaactCTGGATACTTAAAAAGAACCAGTGcactacttttaaaaaatatgagcAGTCGTTGTGGGTAATTCTGACCAGCAATAATTATTTCTATAATTAAAAACTACCAGTTCTGATAAATGAGAACTTACATGACCTTTGAGCTAGCTCAGGTGCCAGTGGCAGTCTGGATACAGCTAACTTCTCCTGCTTCTGGGACATACCATGACAGAAGTGTCTACAGCACCAATAAAGGTACATGTACTCTAACTGttgggagaaaacaaaaaccgTGTTAAGTTTGTGGACTAGATTTAAGTGAGCTAAATAGACAAAGGCAGTCTTCAGCAACAAGTATTGCTTCTGTTTGAAGCAGGTAAATATGAAATAGTTACTGGGGTACGCACATATAAAGCTGATTTGGTGATCAGCACTTCAGAGAAAGGGCTTAGAAGTTGCAAACACAAGTCTCTGCATTGATAGGGCAAGTTATGTGCTTCACAACTGTTCAGCAGCTCTTGTACTGAGCAAACAGTACACCTTGGGAAACTCCACATGAATAGAGGTGACCCCCACTGCAGgtgcttttgggttttgtgggtttgggttttccttctttcagcaCATTATGTtgtgtttttgtgttgtttAGCATGTGTCAACTTCTCATTaaacctttaattaaaaatgttttaaccCATCAGTGATGTGTTAGATAACTCTATCTCTGCTCTGAACAAAAGACAGGACAGCTCATGTAGAGATAACATCCCTgaagcagcattttattttattcatttaattccaaaacatttaatttagaaGTCTGGCTTCCCAGTCATCCATCTTAACATGGGCAAATATTGACATAGAGTTGTCAGAATACACAGACAACTAAACAGCCAAAGagtttacaaaaaataaattcatgaTTCTTCAAAACAACTGCAAAAGGTTACAAGTATCAAAACTCTTAGGTAGATGCACTGCATTTAAAGAAACTGTGCACATAAGTTAGaggcaaaaaaaccaaattgcTACTGAAACCTCACATTTCAAACAGTTTATTGTAAACTGATGAACAGAGTTGTCATTTCACATCAGCTTAACTgttttgactgaaaaaaatttggGGTGGCTAATTTACTTTGCATGCACAAAATGTACTGCTTAACAGAACTGTCAGCTCATTTCAAACGGAAAACTTTAGCTGGAATCTTGTTATCCTCAATCACTTTCCATTCTTCTTTCCCATATTTTCCAATCAACAGGCAAACTAAAAATGCCTCCTTCTGCACTGCTCAAGTGCAACTAAGATAAATAGGGCCAATAAGCCAATCAATCCATCAATGCCCATGAAGACTCATCTGAAACTGCTTCTTGATAAAGTGGACAGCAGATCTGAACAGCTGTACAATACAGATATGCTTAGCACTAGATATTTAGTGTGACTGTGGCAAGGAAATATTGGTGATGATGGGGATGGCCAAGTGGATGAAAGAGGGATCAGAGGAAAGCTTATTAATTATTGCCCTCTCCTGCTTCTTCATCCTGCTGATCACTCGTCCAGAGAGTGAGGTTATCTCGAAGTAACTGCATGATGAGAGTGGAGTCCTTGTAGGAATCCTCATTTAGTGTGTCCAGCTCTGCTATGGCATCATCAAAGGCTTGTTTGGCTAAAAGGCAGGCCTGCTCAGGGGCATTCTGGATTTCATAGTAGAACACTGAGAAATTGAGTGCCAGCCCAAGCCTAATGGGGTGAGTGGGCTGCATGTGCTCTTTGCTGATTTCAAAAGCCTCTTTATAGGCAGCTTCTGAGGCTTCCACGACACTGTTCTTCTTCTCTCCAGCAGCAACTTCTGCCAAATAGCGGTAGTAATCCCCCTTCATTTTCAGGTAAAAGACCTTGCTCTCATACTGGAAGTCATTGCAGTTCTTGATCAAGTATTTATCTAGGAGAGCCAAAACATCATTGCAGACTGTCTCAAGCTCCTTTTCTATCTTCTCCCTATAGGCTTTAAccttctccagcttcttctCATTCCCATCTGCCATAGTCTTCTGCTCTATGCTGCTGATGACGCGCCAGGAGGACCGTCTAGCTCCGACTACATTCTTGTAGGCTACAGACAGCAGGTTTCTATCCTCATTTGAGAGGGGCTCATTCAGCTCAGTTACCTGAAAATACAGACAAAGAGCAAATTTAA
It contains:
- the YWHAH gene encoding 14-3-3 protein eta, giving the protein MGDREQLLQRARLAEQAERYDDMASAMKSVTELNEPLSNEDRNLLSVAYKNVVGARRSSWRVISSIEQKTMADGNEKKLEKVKAYREKIEKELETVCNDVLALLDKYLIKNCNDFQYESKVFYLKMKGDYYRYLAEVAAGEKKNSVVEASEAAYKEAFEISKEHMQPTHPIRLGLALNFSVFYYEIQNAPEQACLLAKQAFDDAIAELDTLNEDSYKDSTLIMQLLRDNLTLWTSDQQDEEAGEGNN